A window of Nitrososphaerales archaeon contains these coding sequences:
- a CDS encoding class I SAM-dependent methyltransferase, translating into MSHVGKVLGWDCLGTDVKLSFVERLRTAREDPYALLGRIGIAKGMRVADLGAGKGLYTLVAAELVGGVGWVYAVEPDTARSALIGRRAAGGGFANITVLKTRAEDMSGIPDSGVDFAFSLNALHHFEDRDAALSEAKRILKKDGRLYVRDMVWNMWFRHGTRKEDVGSIAAGVFTNVKVNLTARKVEITFTK; encoded by the coding sequence ATGAGTCACGTCGGGAAGGTATTAGGCTGGGACTGTCTAGGCACGGACGTGAAACTCTCCTTCGTAGAGAGGTTGAGGACAGCTCGGGAGGACCCGTACGCCCTGCTGGGCAGGATTGGGATTGCGAAGGGGATGCGCGTGGCGGATTTAGGAGCGGGAAAGGGTCTGTACACGCTTGTGGCCGCAGAGCTCGTCGGTGGCGTGGGCTGGGTCTACGCGGTCGAACCTGATACCGCCAGGTCCGCGCTGATTGGTAGGAGGGCAGCGGGCGGGGGGTTCGCTAACATCACTGTCTTGAAGACACGCGCGGAGGACATGTCTGGAATCCCCGACTCGGGCGTCGACTTCGCCTTCTCGCTCAACGCGCTTCACCACTTCGAGGACAGGGACGCTGCGCTCTCGGAGGCAAAGAGGATTCTCAAGAAAGACGGGAGGCTCTACGTCAGGGACATGGTTTGGAACATGTGGTTCAGGCACGGGACTCGAAAAGAAGATGTAGGATCTATTGCTGCGGGCGTGTTCACCAACGTCAAGGTCAACCTGACTGCAAGGAAAGTAGAGATAACGTTCACGAAGTAG
- a CDS encoding 3-oxoacyl-ACP reductase FabG, which produces MRLSGRRALVTGSSRGIGAEIAKLFAREGATVVVNYRSSKLDAEKVVKSVRKAGGKAVAIGADVSDPASVRRMFEEIRGRFGGLDILVNNAGLADPSVWNPKLENTTLKMWERVFAVDAFGTFLCTKAAVRLMKKGGSVVNIASTPALVGDIEGLVYASAKGAVVSMTKMLSKMLAPRIRVNCMLFGSFETTWVDWLSKKQKEYYLSGIPLKRFGRPRDAANLALFLASDESSYISGQSIVIDGGEVAH; this is translated from the coding sequence TTGAGGCTTTCAGGAAGGCGCGCTCTGGTCACAGGCTCGTCTAGGGGCATTGGCGCGGAGATCGCGAAGCTCTTCGCGAGGGAGGGCGCCACCGTCGTCGTCAACTACAGGTCGTCGAAGTTGGACGCAGAGAAGGTCGTGAAGTCCGTCCGGAAGGCCGGAGGGAAGGCTGTTGCAATCGGGGCGGATGTCTCAGACCCGGCGAGCGTCAGACGGATGTTCGAGGAGATTCGGGGTCGGTTCGGCGGGCTGGACATCCTCGTCAACAACGCGGGTCTCGCCGACCCATCCGTGTGGAACCCCAAGCTTGAGAACACGACCCTGAAGATGTGGGAACGCGTCTTCGCGGTCGACGCGTTCGGAACATTCCTGTGCACGAAGGCTGCAGTCAGGCTGATGAAGAAGGGCGGCTCCGTCGTCAACATCGCATCGACGCCGGCGCTGGTCGGTGACATAGAGGGGCTTGTGTACGCATCTGCCAAGGGGGCGGTCGTCTCGATGACGAAGATGCTCTCCAAGATGCTCGCTCCAAGGATTAGGGTCAACTGCATGCTCTTCGGGTCCTTCGAGACTACTTGGGTTGACTGGCTCAGCAAGAAGCAGAAGGAGTACTACTTGTCTGGCATACCTCTCAAGAGGTTCGGCAGGCCCCGCGACGCTGCGAACCTGGCTCTCTTCTTGGCGAGCGACGAGTCTTCGTACATCAGTGGGCAGTCAATCGTCATAGACGGCGGCGAAGTCGCGCACTAG
- a CDS encoding HEAT repeat domain-containing protein translates to MYTRTIVDDEAHCMAVMRGMEDAFSHKDESYFVKVLREEPSLVLRVHAVCILADVGSEKSIPTLSDVLFHDPDPLVRHEAAFSLGQMGLSAAIEALEKATLTDSNPIVRHEAAAALGSIGNASAEKALRKALSDKEAIVSNSARASLFNIEFLKKYSVGASAKDRAPRP, encoded by the coding sequence ATGTACACGCGCACAATAGTAGACGATGAGGCGCACTGCATGGCAGTCATGCGAGGGATGGAGGATGCTTTTTCGCACAAGGACGAGTCGTACTTCGTCAAGGTCCTGAGGGAGGAGCCGAGCCTTGTGCTGCGCGTGCACGCCGTCTGCATCCTTGCGGACGTCGGGTCCGAGAAGTCGATACCCACACTTTCAGACGTACTATTCCACGACCCTGACCCGCTCGTGAGGCACGAGGCAGCCTTCTCGCTCGGTCAGATGGGACTCTCCGCTGCAATCGAGGCGCTCGAGAAGGCAACGCTGACCGACAGCAATCCGATAGTGAGGCATGAGGCCGCCGCAGCCCTTGGCTCGATAGGGAACGCCTCGGCGGAGAAGGCCCTCCGGAAGGCGCTCTCGGACAAGGAGGCAATCGTCAGCAACTCGGCTCGTGCGTCATTGTTCAACATCGAGTTCCTGAAGAAGTACTCCGTGGGTGCCTCAGCGAAGGACAGGGCTCCCAGGCCCTGA
- a CDS encoding nuclear transport factor 2 family protein, with translation MSETALRKFIRLINDHNVDGMVDLMTENHKFTDAVGGVVSGREPMRSGWIGYFKWFPDYKIEIKETYSLGNTFVVLGFASGTYAGRKPRSHWRIPAAWRAVTHRGRIKEWSVYCDTRIPQEIMEKNESRVGA, from the coding sequence GTGAGCGAGACAGCTCTGCGGAAGTTCATCCGACTTATCAATGATCACAATGTGGACGGAATGGTTGATCTCATGACAGAGAATCACAAGTTCACGGACGCCGTCGGTGGGGTCGTCTCGGGCAGAGAACCCATGAGAAGTGGGTGGATTGGATACTTCAAGTGGTTTCCAGACTACAAGATCGAAATCAAAGAAACATACAGTCTTGGAAACACTTTCGTAGTCCTAGGCTTTGCGAGCGGAACATACGCTGGCCGTAAACCAAGAAGCCACTGGCGGATCCCGGCTGCATGGAGAGCAGTGACGCACCGGGGTCGGATAAAGGAATGGAGCGTGTACTGCGATACAAGAATACCTCAGGAGATCATGGAGAAAAATGAATCCAGGGTCGGGGCTTGA
- a CDS encoding cystathionine beta-synthase: MRSGVADDVVQLIGDTPLVKLNRVTKGIKAKVYAKLEFFNPGGSVKDRIGIAMIREAEADGVIRPGYTIVEPTSGNTGMGLALAAILRGYKIVFTVPDKMSRDKIDLLRALGAKVRVTPSNVPFDHPASHVKVAERLAKEIPHAFMPNQYENMANPKAHYATTGPEIWQQTGGSVDVLVAGVGTGGTITGTGRFLKEKKPGLKVVAADPEGSLIAARFYGREAAPRRYKTEGIGEDFIPSTLDMSVIDEVVTVSDKEAFLTARRLAREEGILAGGSSGAAVYAALKVARGLDESKTVVVILPDTGRSYLNKLYNDDWMKEHGYLRARESRVPVDAVLRSKPVKLRGVVGVGPRDSLMTAIGLMTRHDISQLPVLVNGVQVGSISGASVVGKAASKRALGSVRVEEIMDEPLPTVEKGGTMLNLGSLLKDKNAVAVIDGPKVVGIITTIDVINYLAKR; encoded by the coding sequence TTGAGGTCTGGTGTGGCGGACGACGTTGTCCAACTCATCGGCGACACTCCCCTCGTGAAGCTCAACAGGGTGACGAAGGGAATCAAGGCGAAGGTGTACGCCAAGCTCGAGTTCTTCAACCCTGGAGGCAGCGTGAAGGACCGGATCGGGATTGCGATGATCCGCGAGGCGGAGGCGGACGGCGTTATCAGACCTGGGTACACGATTGTGGAGCCCACTTCTGGCAACACAGGGATGGGCCTCGCGCTCGCAGCGATCTTGAGGGGTTACAAGATCGTTTTCACTGTGCCCGACAAGATGAGCCGGGACAAGATTGACCTCCTTAGGGCTCTTGGAGCGAAGGTCAGGGTGACTCCTTCGAACGTCCCCTTCGACCACCCTGCCAGCCACGTCAAGGTGGCTGAGAGGCTCGCGAAGGAGATTCCACATGCTTTCATGCCGAACCAGTACGAGAACATGGCCAACCCGAAGGCCCACTACGCGACGACAGGTCCCGAGATCTGGCAGCAGACTGGTGGCAGCGTTGACGTCCTAGTCGCCGGGGTTGGAACAGGAGGAACAATCACCGGGACGGGCAGGTTCCTGAAAGAGAAGAAGCCGGGACTGAAGGTCGTGGCGGCCGACCCGGAGGGCTCCCTCATCGCTGCCCGATTCTACGGCAGAGAGGCCGCCCCGCGTCGCTACAAGACCGAAGGGATAGGCGAGGACTTCATCCCTTCGACTCTCGACATGAGCGTGATCGACGAGGTCGTGACGGTCTCCGACAAGGAGGCGTTCCTGACCGCCAGGCGCCTGGCCCGCGAGGAGGGCATCCTAGCCGGCGGGTCCTCGGGGGCCGCGGTCTACGCCGCGCTGAAGGTCGCGAGGGGCCTCGACGAGTCGAAGACGGTTGTCGTCATCCTCCCAGATACAGGGAGGAGCTACCTGAACAAGCTCTACAACGACGACTGGATGAAGGAGCACGGATACCTGAGGGCAAGAGAGAGCAGGGTCCCCGTTGACGCTGTGCTCAGGTCGAAGCCGGTGAAACTCCGCGGCGTCGTGGGAGTGGGACCTCGCGACAGCCTGATGACGGCGATAGGGCTGATGACCAGGCACGACATCTCGCAGCTACCCGTCTTGGTGAACGGCGTCCAAGTGGGGAGCATTTCTGGGGCATCCGTAGTGGGGAAGGCCGCGTCCAAGCGAGCTCTGGGGAGTGTGCGAGTCGAGGAGATAATGGACGAACCTCTCCCGACAGTGGAGAAAGGAGGGACCATGCTCAACCTTGGCAGCCTGCTCAAGGATAAGAATGCGGTTGCAGTCATCGACGGCCCGAAGGTCGTAGGCATAATAACGACCATAGACGTGATAAACTATCTTGCCAAGAGATAG
- a CDS encoding PLP-dependent aspartate aminotransferase family protein, with protein sequence MPRDRPLRFGTRTVHDGEEPDFGAAGDVVAPIHLSSTFARRSIGKPPKGLEYSRTGNPTRHALERRLASLENARYALAFSSGMAAESTILLSLLKKGDHVVACDDLYGGTRRIFNKTFAKFGVEFSYVDARSPRRVGAALRPNTRLVWLESPTNPLMRICDIRVISRLARKRHAYAVVDNTFASPYLQNPLDLGATIVVHSTTKYIGGHSDVVGGAVMLSDRRIFEEIKFNQNAVGAVPSPFDCFLTLRGSKTLHLRMERHSSNAERVARFLEGHRRVARVYYPGLGSHPQHALAARQMRSGGGMLSFELRGGLPSVRRFSRRLKVFSLAESLGGVESLVDHPALMTHASVPLEERRRLGIGDGLLRLSVGVEDPEDLVADLRNALA encoded by the coding sequence TTGCCAAGAGATAGGCCGTTGAGGTTCGGTACGAGGACTGTCCACGATGGCGAGGAGCCTGACTTTGGAGCTGCGGGCGATGTTGTTGCGCCGATTCACCTCTCGTCCACTTTCGCTAGGAGATCGATTGGCAAACCCCCTAAGGGTCTGGAGTACTCGAGAACAGGAAACCCGACGAGACACGCCCTCGAGAGGAGGCTCGCCTCACTCGAGAACGCGAGGTACGCCTTGGCTTTCTCCTCTGGGATGGCTGCAGAATCCACCATCCTGCTCTCGCTCCTGAAGAAGGGGGACCACGTGGTCGCCTGCGACGACCTCTACGGTGGAACGAGGAGAATCTTCAACAAGACGTTCGCGAAGTTCGGCGTCGAGTTCTCGTACGTCGACGCAAGGTCGCCCAGGAGGGTCGGGGCAGCGCTGCGGCCCAACACGAGGCTTGTCTGGCTCGAGAGCCCGACGAACCCTCTGATGAGAATCTGCGACATACGAGTGATTTCAAGGTTGGCGAGGAAGCGACATGCCTATGCGGTCGTGGACAACACTTTCGCCAGTCCTTACCTCCAGAACCCGCTCGACCTCGGCGCGACCATCGTCGTCCACAGCACTACGAAGTACATAGGCGGGCACAGCGACGTAGTCGGCGGAGCAGTGATGCTGTCCGACAGGAGAATCTTCGAGGAGATCAAGTTCAACCAGAACGCAGTAGGAGCGGTCCCCTCGCCCTTCGACTGCTTCCTCACCCTCAGGGGTTCAAAGACACTCCACCTCCGCATGGAGAGGCACAGTTCGAACGCGGAGCGCGTGGCTCGATTCCTGGAGGGGCACAGGAGGGTCGCCCGAGTCTACTACCCGGGCCTGGGCAGCCACCCCCAGCACGCTCTCGCCGCAAGGCAGATGAGGTCGGGAGGAGGCATGCTGTCCTTCGAGCTGCGCGGCGGCCTGCCGAGCGTCAGGAGGTTCTCGCGAAGGCTGAAGGTCTTTTCACTCGCAGAAAGCCTAGGCGGCGTCGAGTCACTCGTCGACCACCCGGCGCTGATGACGCACGCAAGCGTCCCTCTAGAGGAGCGGAGAAGGCTCGGCATCGGAGACGGCCTGTTGAGGCTTTCTGTGGGCGTGGAAGACCCAGAGGACCTGGTGGCGGACCTCCGGAATGCCCTGGCCTAG